In the Haloferula helveola genome, one interval contains:
- a CDS encoding integron integrase, translating to MSALQVRWCWRKDLSEFRGLSERERDGFLLVLEWFENFRLRNELDAGRDAAKAFWRTEVLREGRPREQWQLEQWESALHWYLKWLAACEEANADHRSLAERVRAAVRSAGARRGLALTTKRCYGAWAARYARFAGDEREVLQVATASRFLASVVDDEDCAYSTQKQALNAIAFFFKHVCGVENPIFAVKLRKSGTRVPVVLSKRETHRVFEQLEAPWKSDGRYGLPARLQYGAGLRRSELVRLRIKDVDLERGTLTVRQGKGDKDRCTILPKSLLKAVAAQIEAAREIWRRDREAGLAGVHIPGALGRKFRRAAESFEWFWLFPAKQTSMDPNAGVRRRHHLLAKVYGDAVRRAAVDAGIEKRVTSHALRHSFATHLLEGGADLRTIQELLGHEDITTTEIYLHVAAGSNGFGVTSPLDESGELGAGSEESGANQGCALI from the coding sequence ATGAGCGCGTTGCAGGTTCGCTGGTGTTGGAGGAAGGATCTTTCGGAGTTCCGCGGGCTTTCGGAGCGGGAGCGTGACGGTTTTCTACTGGTGCTCGAATGGTTCGAGAATTTCCGACTGAGGAACGAGCTCGATGCCGGTCGGGATGCGGCGAAGGCGTTCTGGCGGACGGAGGTGCTGCGCGAGGGTCGCCCGCGTGAGCAGTGGCAGCTCGAACAGTGGGAATCGGCCCTGCATTGGTATCTGAAGTGGCTGGCGGCGTGCGAGGAGGCGAATGCGGACCATCGGAGTTTGGCCGAGCGGGTCCGGGCGGCGGTGCGCTCGGCCGGGGCGCGGCGGGGGTTGGCGCTGACCACGAAGCGTTGCTACGGGGCGTGGGCGGCGCGTTATGCCCGGTTTGCGGGGGATGAGCGGGAAGTGCTGCAGGTGGCGACGGCCAGCCGGTTCCTAGCGTCGGTGGTGGATGACGAAGACTGTGCCTACTCGACCCAGAAGCAGGCGCTGAATGCGATCGCGTTTTTCTTCAAACACGTGTGCGGGGTGGAGAATCCGATTTTCGCGGTGAAGTTACGCAAGTCGGGGACGCGCGTGCCGGTGGTTCTTTCCAAACGCGAGACTCACCGGGTGTTCGAGCAGCTCGAAGCGCCTTGGAAGTCGGACGGGCGCTACGGATTGCCGGCGCGGTTGCAGTATGGGGCGGGACTCCGGCGGTCGGAATTGGTGCGCTTGCGGATCAAGGATGTGGATCTGGAACGTGGGACGCTGACGGTGCGCCAGGGGAAGGGCGACAAGGACCGGTGTACGATTTTGCCGAAGAGTCTGCTGAAAGCGGTGGCCGCGCAAATTGAGGCAGCGCGGGAGATCTGGCGCCGGGATCGCGAGGCGGGGTTGGCGGGAGTCCATATCCCGGGTGCGCTTGGGCGGAAGTTCCGCCGGGCGGCGGAGAGCTTCGAGTGGTTTTGGTTGTTTCCGGCGAAGCAGACATCGATGGATCCGAACGCGGGTGTGCGGCGGCGGCATCACCTTCTCGCCAAGGTGTATGGCGATGCGGTCCGGCGGGCGGCGGTCGATGCGGGAATCGAGAAACGGGTGACGAGCCATGCGTTGCGCCATTCGTTCGCGACGCACCTGTTGGAAGGCGGTGCCGACCTGCGAACGATTCAGGAACTGCTCGGGCATGAGGACATCACCACGACCGAGATCTACCTGCACGTGGCTGCGGGTTCGAACGGGTTCGGAGTGACGAGTCCGCTTGATGAGAGCGGAGAGCTTGGAGCAGGGAGCGAGGAGTCTGGAGCGAATCAAGGCTGCGCCTTGATCTGA
- a CDS encoding ammonia-forming cytochrome c nitrite reductase subunit c552, with protein sequence MRNLLWILPCALLAASCGEKKAPAASGGSAPSVPPLEDPHTLAKSSECIECHKDAHEGWKNSHHALAHRNIGAPVDAEAFADRKVTEGDAEWDFTGGEADPIIRWEDKKAEGAEVIEGEPPMAIGLTPLVQYLLARGDGRYQVPDMAWDPEKKEWFSVYDDQNRRPDEWGHWTQRGMNWNSQCAWCHFTGLRKNHDTEADTYKTNWVEQGVGCAQCHGPTRPDHKSGECMVDPQQKFTKQQWTDSCATCHARREEFDEKFITGRSFFDHYSLALPSQPGLWHPDGQQIDEVYKYNSLLMSRMGHKGIGCTDCHDPHAADPLGGDVAVRSNALCMTCHAAGANEATVIDPAKHTFHDLGTPGASCVDCHMPKRNYMQRDPRSDHRFPRPDPLLTKELGTPNACNNCHEDKGLDWQIEWTHKWYGEDMNAVSRQRTRAIHAAQNGKTGSLDLLIDACEKEEIDAWRATMLRLMEPWANDSRVVRLTNKAADDGGPLARSAAAMLIARRGEPGALLEKLLNDPLKSVRAEAAWTALEQLPSDHPAVKEITEIARHQADQPGGAMRMARLAMVRNDIAEAEKWFMRAADWDRTSPAPRRDLAVFLGGIGRTAESVKWLEDAAKLAPGNAEIPYLAALGYAEIGDTLKAEARLGDAVRIDPNYARAWYNLGLLYAGQNRTEDAIKALLRAENADPSGSDAPYARATIHLRLGQIDEARAAAAEALRRNPNHPQAAQLLQQLGG encoded by the coding sequence ATGCGAAATCTTCTGTGGATTCTCCCCTGCGCGCTCCTTGCCGCCTCCTGTGGCGAAAAGAAGGCGCCTGCCGCCTCAGGCGGATCCGCCCCCTCGGTCCCGCCTCTGGAAGATCCCCACACGCTCGCCAAGTCCTCGGAGTGCATCGAATGCCACAAGGACGCCCACGAAGGTTGGAAGAACTCCCACCACGCGCTCGCCCACCGGAACATCGGCGCGCCGGTCGATGCCGAAGCCTTCGCCGACCGCAAGGTCACCGAAGGCGATGCCGAGTGGGATTTCACCGGCGGCGAAGCGGATCCGATCATCCGCTGGGAAGATAAGAAGGCCGAAGGCGCTGAAGTGATCGAAGGCGAACCGCCGATGGCCATCGGCCTGACCCCGCTGGTCCAGTACCTCCTCGCCCGCGGCGACGGCCGCTACCAGGTGCCGGACATGGCATGGGATCCGGAAAAGAAGGAATGGTTCAGCGTGTACGACGACCAGAACCGGCGGCCCGACGAATGGGGTCACTGGACCCAGCGCGGCATGAACTGGAACTCGCAGTGCGCATGGTGCCACTTCACCGGTCTGCGCAAGAACCACGACACCGAAGCCGACACCTACAAGACGAACTGGGTCGAGCAGGGCGTCGGCTGCGCCCAGTGCCACGGCCCCACACGGCCGGACCACAAGAGCGGCGAGTGCATGGTCGACCCGCAGCAGAAGTTCACCAAGCAGCAGTGGACCGACTCGTGCGCCACCTGCCACGCGCGACGCGAGGAGTTCGATGAGAAGTTCATCACCGGCCGCTCGTTCTTCGACCACTACTCGCTCGCCCTGCCGAGCCAGCCCGGCCTCTGGCATCCCGACGGCCAGCAGATCGACGAGGTCTACAAATACAACTCCCTGCTCATGTCGCGCATGGGTCACAAAGGCATCGGCTGCACCGACTGCCACGACCCGCACGCCGCCGACCCGCTCGGCGGTGACGTCGCGGTCCGCTCGAATGCGCTCTGCATGACCTGCCACGCCGCCGGTGCGAACGAAGCGACGGTCATCGATCCCGCCAAGCACACCTTCCATGACCTCGGAACACCCGGAGCGAGTTGCGTCGACTGCCACATGCCGAAGCGCAACTACATGCAGCGCGACCCCCGCAGCGACCACCGTTTCCCGCGACCCGACCCGCTCCTGACGAAGGAACTCGGCACGCCGAACGCCTGCAACAACTGCCATGAAGACAAGGGACTCGATTGGCAGATCGAGTGGACGCACAAGTGGTACGGCGAGGACATGAACGCCGTCTCGCGCCAGCGCACCCGCGCGATCCACGCCGCCCAGAACGGCAAGACCGGCTCCCTCGACCTGCTCATCGACGCCTGCGAGAAGGAAGAGATCGATGCCTGGCGCGCGACCATGCTGCGCCTGATGGAACCATGGGCGAATGACAGCCGTGTCGTGCGCCTGACCAACAAGGCGGCCGACGACGGTGGCCCGCTCGCCCGCTCCGCCGCCGCGATGCTCATCGCCCGCCGCGGCGAGCCCGGAGCACTGCTCGAAAAGCTGCTCAACGATCCGCTGAAGTCGGTCCGCGCCGAAGCCGCCTGGACCGCGCTCGAGCAGTTGCCTTCCGACCACCCGGCGGTGAAGGAGATCACCGAGATCGCCAGGCACCAGGCCGACCAACCGGGAGGAGCCATGCGGATGGCGCGTCTCGCGATGGTCCGCAACGACATCGCCGAAGCCGAAAAGTGGTTCATGCGCGCCGCCGATTGGGACCGCACCTCACCCGCACCGCGTCGCGACCTCGCCGTCTTCCTCGGAGGTATCGGCCGCACCGCGGAGTCCGTGAAGTGGCTCGAAGACGCCGCCAAACTCGCCCCCGGCAACGCCGAGATCCCCTACCTCGCCGCCCTCGGCTACGCCGAAATCGGTGACACCCTGAAGGCCGAAGCCCGGCTCGGCGACGCCGTGCGTATCGATCCCAACTACGCCCGTGCCTGGTACAACCTCGGACTCCTCTACGCCGGCCAGAACCGCACCGAAGACGCCATCAAGGCCCTGCTCCGAGCCGAGAACGCCGACCCCAGCGGCTCCGACGCACCCTACGCCCGAGCCACCATCCACCTCCGCCTCGGCCAGATCGACGAAGCCCGCGCCGCCGCCGCCGAAGCCCTGCGCCGCAATCCCAATCACCCCCAAGCCGCCCAACTCCTCCAACAACTCGGAGGCTGA
- a CDS encoding DUF6714 family protein gives MKYLSPDEIRGLKESGYDPVLLEARADSERWEAVNGLREKIESAFAGVTLGDGIGLMEGRGLDDYEDADVLAQLHAQDERIDWHRFSSETLLSYQSSISFTDAEGMRFHLPAWMFAELRDDGIAGLIGSLCRISPHNEQQFSLLSPEQRSVVRDFLEFMRDDPDYTHERAEIDAAIKHIWSQLPPQ, from the coding sequence ATGAAGTATCTCAGCCCAGATGAGATCCGAGGCTTGAAAGAGAGTGGCTACGATCCCGTCCTTCTTGAAGCACGCGCGGATAGCGAACGCTGGGAGGCAGTAAACGGATTAAGAGAGAAGATCGAATCTGCGTTTGCAGGGGTCACACTAGGGGATGGAATAGGACTCATGGAGGGGCGAGGACTCGATGATTACGAAGACGCCGATGTTCTAGCCCAGCTGCATGCCCAAGATGAGCGCATAGACTGGCATCGCTTTTCCTCCGAAACTCTGCTCTCCTACCAGAGTAGCATCAGCTTCACAGATGCCGAGGGCATGCGTTTCCATCTTCCGGCCTGGATGTTTGCCGAATTGCGTGATGACGGAATCGCTGGACTGATTGGGTCGCTTTGTCGTATCTCTCCGCACAATGAGCAGCAGTTCTCGTTGCTTTCACCGGAACAGCGATCCGTTGTCCGGGATTTCCTTGAGTTCATGCGGGACGATCCAGATTACACGCATGAGCGAGCCGAGATTGATGCAGCGATCAAACACATTTGGAGCCAATTGCCACCGCAATAA
- a CDS encoding N-acetyltransferase, which produces MLIRTATRQDMESVRDIYLSALDAGERESISQLAVDLLTQDTAAPALSWIAEADGIAVGHIAFSPVTVKGSAERIGFILAPLAVRPSHQKRGIGSELIRRGIDRLSEAGPDILLVYGDPGYYGRFGFDTSSAESYIPPYPLTYPFGWQARPLGDWTPPASALRIECAAPLNEPALW; this is translated from the coding sequence ATGCTGATCCGAACGGCTACGAGGCAGGACATGGAGTCCGTGCGTGATATCTACTTGTCCGCTCTCGATGCGGGCGAGCGGGAGTCTATTTCACAACTTGCGGTCGACCTCCTCACACAAGACACCGCCGCGCCGGCTCTCTCGTGGATTGCGGAAGCCGACGGTATCGCGGTCGGCCACATCGCGTTCAGTCCGGTAACGGTCAAGGGGAGCGCGGAGCGCATCGGTTTCATTCTGGCGCCGCTTGCCGTCAGGCCCTCCCACCAGAAGCGCGGGATCGGATCCGAGCTAATCCGCCGGGGTATCGATCGATTGTCAGAAGCCGGACCCGACATCCTGTTGGTGTATGGAGACCCCGGTTACTACGGGAGGTTCGGTTTCGATACCAGCTCCGCCGAGTCCTACATTCCTCCATATCCCCTCACCTACCCCTTTGGCTGGCAGGCGAGGCCGCTGGGAGATTGGACGCCGCCCGCGAGTGCCCTCAGGATCGAATGCGCCGCTCCCCTGAACGAGCCGGCTCTCTGGTGA
- a CDS encoding IS110 family transposase has protein sequence MNTTSSTTIIGIDLGDRKHSICALDASATILDERTITNHRESLRRLSEKHPGATIAMEVGTHSPWTSRFLASRGHEVIVANPRKLRAIYANTRKSDRHDARMLARLARADRELLHPIEHGSEQAQRDLLQVKLRDNLVARRVDILNSVRMTLKSLGIRVPKSSTPAVARRCREFLAGEHAEILAMIEPSLEVLDSLNAGINRLDKSIEETCARYPATARLMKIRGVGPITALTFVLVVGDPERFTSNRNVAAYLGLVPRREQSGDIDKQLRISKAGNAYLRRLLIGCAQYLLGHFGIDCELRRHGEKLAAMGGPRAKKKAVVAVARKLAVLMLTLWRGELDYDPFHHSGQPAEAA, from the coding sequence ATGAATACCACATCATCGACCACCATCATCGGAATCGACCTCGGAGACCGGAAGCACTCGATCTGCGCGCTCGACGCCTCAGCCACGATCCTCGACGAGCGCACGATCACCAACCATCGCGAGTCACTGCGCAGGCTCTCCGAAAAACACCCCGGTGCCACCATCGCCATGGAGGTCGGAACCCACAGTCCGTGGACGAGCCGCTTCCTCGCCTCGCGTGGTCACGAGGTCATCGTCGCCAACCCGCGCAAGCTTCGCGCCATCTACGCCAACACCCGCAAGTCCGACCGCCACGACGCCCGCATGCTCGCCCGCCTCGCACGCGCCGACCGCGAGCTGCTCCACCCCATCGAGCATGGTAGCGAGCAGGCGCAGCGCGACCTCCTTCAGGTCAAGTTGCGTGACAATCTCGTTGCCCGCCGAGTCGACATCCTCAACTCGGTGCGCATGACCCTCAAGAGTCTCGGCATCCGCGTTCCGAAATCCAGCACACCCGCCGTGGCGAGACGCTGCCGCGAGTTCCTGGCCGGAGAACACGCGGAGATCCTCGCCATGATCGAACCCTCACTGGAGGTCCTTGATTCGCTAAACGCCGGCATCAATCGCCTCGACAAGTCCATCGAGGAGACCTGCGCACGCTATCCCGCCACGGCCCGGCTCATGAAGATTCGTGGAGTCGGCCCCATCACCGCCCTGACCTTCGTCCTCGTCGTCGGTGATCCGGAACGCTTCACCTCCAACCGCAACGTCGCCGCCTACCTCGGACTTGTGCCGCGGCGCGAGCAGTCCGGAGACATCGACAAGCAACTGCGCATCTCCAAAGCCGGCAACGCCTACCTCAGACGCCTGCTCATCGGTTGCGCACAATACTTGCTCGGTCACTTCGGCATCGACTGCGAGCTCAGACGCCACGGGGAGAAACTTGCCGCCATGGGTGGCCCCAGGGCGAAGAAGAAAGCCGTCGTCGCTGTCGCCCGCAAGCTGGCGGTCCTGATGCTCACCCTCTGGCGCGGAGAACTCGACTACGATCCCTTCCACCATTCCGGACAACCCGCCGAAGCGGCCTGA
- a CDS encoding DUF4105 domain-containing protein gives MREKKRPFLGRLGVALLGLLMLVSGAYVFGAIYFDGPLGTPASAGNIVLAILWAVLLLAALVLFRGLKRRLLVFAFASALVLVPWSFKKPSNDRDWRPEFRQTGWVEVKGDEIVFHNIRNFDYAEDGSEIERWETRTHHLSKLEGLDYFHDAFGGDLLAHPILSFDFGDEGHLCLSIETRRETTEEFSTFGGLFKMFELQYIFGTEEDFIRVRTNVRNEPVYLYRTRATQAKAAEVLLESIGVQNELVEKPRFYNVITSNCTTSLRAQTPAEEREKFDWRMLVNGRLDEYVHEKGAIVDEGMSFEELRPLCFINEVAQKSPGGPEYSAAVRADRPGFREPAPSSR, from the coding sequence ATGCGTGAAAAGAAGCGACCCTTCCTCGGCCGGCTCGGTGTCGCGCTGCTCGGGCTCCTGATGCTCGTCAGCGGCGCCTATGTCTTCGGCGCCATCTACTTCGACGGACCGCTCGGCACCCCGGCGTCCGCCGGCAACATCGTATTGGCCATCCTTTGGGCGGTGTTGCTGCTGGCGGCCCTCGTTCTGTTCCGGGGCCTCAAACGCCGGCTGCTGGTGTTCGCCTTCGCCTCGGCGCTGGTGCTGGTTCCATGGAGTTTCAAGAAGCCGTCGAACGACCGCGACTGGCGTCCGGAGTTCCGGCAAACCGGATGGGTTGAGGTAAAGGGTGACGAGATCGTCTTCCACAACATCCGTAACTTCGACTACGCGGAGGACGGATCGGAAATCGAACGCTGGGAAACGCGCACCCACCACCTTTCGAAACTCGAGGGTCTCGACTACTTCCACGATGCCTTTGGCGGCGACCTGCTCGCACACCCGATTCTCTCGTTCGACTTTGGCGACGAAGGCCACCTCTGCCTTTCCATCGAGACACGGCGTGAAACCACCGAAGAGTTCTCCACCTTTGGCGGGCTCTTCAAGATGTTCGAACTCCAGTACATCTTCGGCACCGAGGAGGACTTCATCCGCGTCCGCACCAACGTCCGCAACGAACCGGTCTACCTTTACCGCACCCGCGCCACCCAGGCGAAGGCGGCCGAGGTGCTCCTCGAGTCGATCGGCGTGCAGAACGAGCTCGTCGAAAAGCCGCGCTTCTACAACGTCATCACTTCGAACTGCACCACCAGCCTCCGCGCCCAGACACCCGCCGAGGAGCGTGAGAAGTTCGACTGGCGGATGCTGGTCAACGGCAGGCTCGACGAATACGTCCACGAAAAGGGCGCCATCGTCGACGAAGGCATGTCGTTCGAAGAACTCCGTCCGCTCTGCTTCATCAACGAAGTCGCCCAGAAGTCGCCCGGCGGCCCGGAGTATTCCGCCGCCGTCCGAGCCGACCGACCCGGCTTCCGCGAGCCCGCCCCGAGTTCCCGGTGA
- a CDS encoding ecotin family protein gives MKALLCLIVGLTLPVMAADTDKLKAYPAPEDGMSRHVIDLPARENEDDAKVQIIVGKTVETDGVNRNFFGGALEQRTIKGWGYNYHILPVLGPMASTRMAAPPGAPKVEKFVPVGGEPYLIRYNSKLPVVVYVPDGCEVRYRIWSAPADAEPVPEG, from the coding sequence ATGAAAGCGTTACTTTGCCTCATCGTCGGCCTGACCCTCCCCGTGATGGCCGCCGACACCGACAAACTCAAAGCCTACCCCGCGCCCGAAGACGGCATGTCCCGCCATGTCATCGACCTTCCGGCGCGGGAGAACGAGGACGATGCCAAGGTCCAGATCATCGTCGGCAAGACGGTCGAAACCGACGGCGTCAACCGCAACTTCTTCGGCGGTGCGCTGGAGCAGCGGACCATCAAAGGCTGGGGCTACAACTACCACATCCTGCCGGTCCTCGGCCCCATGGCGAGCACCCGCATGGCCGCCCCTCCCGGCGCGCCCAAGGTCGAGAAGTTCGTCCCGGTCGGAGGCGAGCCTTACCTGATCCGCTACAACAGCAAGCTGCCGGTGGTCGTTTACGTGCCCGACGGCTGCGAGGTCCGCTACAGGATCTGGAGCGCACCCGCCGATGCCGAACCGGTGCCGGAAGGCTAA